The following are encoded together in the Candidatus Woesebacteria bacterium genome:
- a CDS encoding GTP-binding protein → MNTKIINVAVIAHVDHGKTTLVDALLKQTHVFRENQSEMQDTQIMDSNDLEKERGITILAKNCSISYKDTKINIIDTPGHADFSGEVERTLGMANGALLIVDAQEGPMPQTKVVLKRALEMNLKIIVCINKIDKKHANPKETLAKIESLFLDLATNEEALDFPVVYTIGKLGTAYLEVPVNYEDKADIFPLLDTILNTVPPSNVRDGVFKMPVSSIDFESHLGKISIGRIYQGQIKAKDKVIVTNDINKIWTVDKVFVYEGLTRKEVNEAPCGEIVALSGIGQVAIGDTLSDPTDITSLPAVTIGEPTLAITMGPNTSPFAGREGKFTTGRQIEERLVKELESNLSLRVTKLANGKFAVSGRGELHLSILLETMRREGFEMEVSKPEVIIKEVDGQKQEPVEEVSIIVQNEYVGAVSEELGRRLATLIRMEPNANGEMFFLYSAPTRVLIGLRSVLTTASKGTLVYSSVIEGFKPLGRPLPKLRRGALIASQDGETLSYGLENAQQRGILFVGSGVKIYEGMIVGINSKNEDVMVNACKGKKLTNMRSKSSDGVIQLTPATVLSLEQSLDFLEDDELLEITPLSLRLRKKFLTDIERRRHQRKAN, encoded by the coding sequence ATGAATACAAAAATAATAAATGTAGCTGTAATTGCGCACGTTGACCATGGAAAGACGACTTTGGTGGATGCACTTTTGAAACAAACTCATGTCTTTCGGGAGAATCAAAGCGAAATGCAAGATACGCAAATAATGGATAGTAACGATTTGGAAAAAGAGCGGGGAATTACAATCTTAGCCAAAAACTGTTCCATTAGCTACAAAGACACAAAGATTAATATCATTGATACGCCGGGACACGCTGATTTTTCGGGTGAAGTAGAGCGAACTCTTGGTATGGCAAATGGAGCATTGCTAATCGTTGATGCCCAGGAGGGGCCGATGCCGCAAACAAAAGTGGTATTAAAACGCGCCTTAGAAATGAATTTGAAAATAATCGTCTGCATAAACAAAATTGACAAAAAACATGCAAATCCAAAAGAAACTTTGGCAAAGATAGAATCGTTGTTTTTGGATCTTGCGACAAACGAAGAGGCTCTTGATTTTCCCGTTGTTTATACAATTGGGAAATTGGGAACGGCTTATTTGGAAGTACCCGTGAACTACGAAGACAAAGCAGATATCTTTCCGCTACTTGATACCATATTAAATACTGTACCGCCATCAAATGTGAGAGACGGAGTGTTTAAAATGCCGGTTTCTTCGATTGACTTTGAAAGTCATTTGGGAAAAATCTCAATTGGCAGGATCTATCAAGGGCAGATCAAAGCTAAAGATAAAGTAATTGTCACAAATGATATCAATAAAATTTGGACCGTCGACAAAGTATTCGTATACGAAGGATTGACAAGAAAAGAAGTTAATGAAGCACCTTGCGGAGAAATCGTTGCTCTGTCGGGGATAGGCCAAGTTGCAATTGGTGACACTTTATCGGATCCCACTGACATTACGTCGCTTCCTGCAGTTACGATTGGTGAACCAACACTTGCAATTACCATGGGACCAAATACGTCGCCGTTTGCAGGAAGAGAAGGAAAGTTCACGACAGGTAGACAAATTGAAGAAAGACTTGTCAAAGAACTTGAAAGTAATTTGAGTCTTAGAGTAACAAAGCTCGCAAATGGTAAATTTGCAGTTTCCGGCAGAGGTGAACTTCACTTATCGATTCTTCTGGAAACCATGCGTAGAGAAGGATTTGAAATGGAGGTAAGCAAGCCTGAGGTGATAATCAAAGAGGTTGATGGGCAAAAGCAAGAACCTGTTGAGGAAGTATCGATAATCGTACAAAACGAATATGTAGGAGCTGTGTCGGAAGAATTAGGTAGACGCTTGGCGACATTAATCAGAATGGAGCCAAATGCAAATGGTGAAATGTTTTTTCTTTACAGCGCACCGACTAGAGTATTGATTGGTTTAAGGAGCGTTTTAACAACTGCATCAAAAGGCACATTAGTGTATAGCTCTGTAATAGAAGGCTTCAAACCCTTGGGTAGGCCATTACCCAAACTGCGAAGGGGAGCGCTAATCGCAAGCCAAGATGGTGAGACTTTGTCGTATGGATTGGAAAATGCTCAGCAAAGAGGAATTCTGTTTGTAGGATCGGGAGTAAAAATTTACGAAGGCATGATTGTTGGTATAAACAGCAAAAACGAAGACGTCATGGTGAATGCCTGTAAAGGAAAAAAGTTAACAAACATGAGAAGTAAATCCTCAGATGGTGTTATTCAGTTAACCCCTGCAACAGTATTGTCGCTTGAACAATCTCTTGATTTTCTCGAAGACGATGAGCTTTTGGAAATTACACCTTTGTCCCTTCGTTTGCGAAAAAAATTCCTGACGGATATTGAGAGAAGGCGGCATCAGAGAAAAGCAAACTAG
- a CDS encoding type IV secretion system DNA-binding domain-containing protein, producing the protein MSNLTTLLLKVPRNTEVTPEAAQTFLTALTQINPGSGGSLFGFLKSTTNTQPLALEIIHFAGQVHFQLTCDINLIPFIETQIHSSYPLTTIDKVNDPISHVDLTNYVVAYFKLKQGDYYPLTVYPSFKDVDPMSSILSVLSKAPADDFIMFQIALETVNSNWQANGQKYAEFGTKNEDGTYKPRPDASIIKEKISYPGFKTSLRILAPSEETLGDLINTFEIYTRADGNAFVVKIPKKGKLAEEIEYLKERRVADKHILNIQEIATLWHLPSSLIKTPTIAWGNSVLTEPPQNLPIATDKSPAEKSRINFFAKTRYQNKDTVFGIKDKDRLRHVWVVGKTGTGKSTMIANMGVDDLKKDRGIAVIDPHGDLCEDLLNYIPSSRINDTIYFNPADKEYPIILNPLEVTNREEAELVVAGLMSIFTKVWSNVWSARMEYILRNSFLTLTEIPNSTLADVLRILANQSYRNRVVSKLKDEALVHFWQDEFDAMPEKLQKEAIAPIQNKVGQFVTSPMIRRIIGTPKSSISIDDIMNQKKILLVNLSQGRLGEDNASLLGAMLITKFQLAAMHRVDTPKEDRVPFYLYVDEFQNFATDSFVKILSEARKYGLALLLANQYMAQIPDTVQKAILGNAGTMISFSVGADDARVFNKEFAEVFSENDMVNLANYQIAIKLMIDAHSTRPFLATTLSLPESINSNREKVIKVSRERWSRSAKEPSLAEVSENETYDVDSQEIIPSGMPLGSIPIQNATMGETLPILNPGQAVNNTAPEPSQFNDLANRIIPAPIAVPQQTSHAIPLVQGEKDILSEKSPEVKEGRPKHTKSHPNPNAQAASDVPQFPWLKENNKPFNKNPNTQKQQLYDSGQNVVQSPNSTLPKPQAKSYSNPKAGHHARPKQPQFRSENKAVKNTNNPNPQYYPPQEQNPLMEPQNYPNTNYPPTQYPNAPFYPTNQYPPQYPPVRPAFDQEAENKKIKEKMKNDADKLSILKAELAKIGK; encoded by the coding sequence ATGTCCAACTTAACCACACTTTTACTCAAAGTTCCCCGTAACACTGAAGTTACTCCAGAGGCGGCGCAAACTTTTTTGACGGCACTTACCCAAATCAATCCGGGTTCAGGGGGGTCACTTTTTGGTTTTCTGAAATCGACTACAAATACCCAACCTCTTGCGCTTGAAATTATTCACTTTGCCGGGCAAGTTCATTTTCAGCTAACTTGCGACATCAACCTTATTCCTTTTATCGAAACTCAGATCCACTCCAGCTATCCCCTTACAACCATTGATAAGGTTAACGATCCCATCTCTCATGTCGACCTTACAAATTATGTAGTGGCATATTTCAAACTTAAACAAGGTGATTATTACCCACTAACAGTATATCCGTCGTTCAAAGATGTCGATCCGATGTCGTCAATTTTGAGTGTTTTGTCGAAAGCTCCTGCCGATGATTTTATAATGTTTCAGATCGCTCTTGAAACCGTCAACAGCAATTGGCAAGCAAACGGTCAGAAATACGCTGAGTTTGGCACCAAAAACGAGGACGGTACATATAAACCCAGACCTGATGCTTCAATAATCAAAGAAAAAATATCTTATCCCGGCTTCAAAACTTCTCTGAGAATTCTTGCACCAAGTGAAGAAACACTTGGAGATCTGATTAATACTTTTGAAATTTATACCCGAGCCGACGGTAACGCCTTCGTAGTCAAGATTCCCAAAAAGGGAAAACTTGCCGAAGAAATCGAATATCTTAAAGAAAGAAGGGTTGCTGACAAACATATATTAAATATTCAGGAAATCGCAACGCTTTGGCATCTTCCCAGCTCTTTGATAAAAACTCCGACAATTGCTTGGGGAAATTCGGTTCTCACTGAACCTCCGCAAAACTTACCGATTGCAACCGACAAGTCCCCTGCCGAAAAATCAAGGATAAATTTCTTTGCAAAAACACGTTATCAAAACAAAGACACAGTTTTTGGCATCAAAGACAAAGATCGCCTCAGGCATGTCTGGGTGGTAGGAAAAACCGGAACCGGTAAATCGACAATGATAGCAAACATGGGTGTCGATGATTTGAAGAAAGATCGCGGTATCGCCGTTATCGATCCTCACGGAGATTTATGCGAGGACTTATTAAACTACATTCCAAGCTCCAGGATCAACGACACTATTTACTTTAATCCGGCAGATAAAGAATACCCGATCATTCTTAATCCATTAGAGGTAACCAACCGCGAAGAAGCCGAACTTGTTGTAGCAGGCCTTATGAGCATTTTTACTAAAGTCTGGTCAAATGTCTGGTCCGCACGGATGGAATACATTTTAAGAAACTCTTTCCTCACGCTGACAGAAATTCCCAATTCCACACTGGCTGATGTTTTGAGAATTTTAGCTAACCAGTCGTACAGAAACCGTGTCGTATCTAAACTTAAAGACGAAGCCTTGGTTCATTTCTGGCAAGACGAATTTGATGCAATGCCTGAGAAATTACAGAAAGAAGCTATAGCACCAATCCAAAACAAAGTTGGACAGTTCGTGACTTCACCAATGATACGGCGAATAATCGGCACACCCAAAAGTTCAATCTCGATTGATGACATTATGAATCAGAAAAAAATACTCTTGGTGAATTTGTCGCAAGGTAGACTTGGTGAAGACAACGCTTCGCTTCTTGGTGCAATGCTAATTACGAAATTCCAACTCGCGGCTATGCACCGAGTCGACACACCCAAAGAAGATCGAGTTCCTTTTTACCTGTATGTTGACGAGTTTCAGAATTTCGCAACAGACAGCTTTGTGAAAATTTTGTCTGAAGCGCGCAAATACGGCTTAGCCCTACTTCTTGCAAATCAGTATATGGCTCAAATTCCCGATACTGTTCAAAAGGCAATTTTGGGAAATGCGGGTACGATGATTTCTTTTTCCGTAGGAGCTGATGACGCGAGGGTATTTAATAAAGAATTTGCCGAGGTATTTAGCGAAAACGATATGGTTAATTTGGCAAATTATCAAATTGCGATAAAACTCATGATCGATGCGCACTCGACCCGTCCATTTTTGGCAACCACGCTTTCACTTCCGGAAAGTATAAACAGCAATCGAGAAAAGGTTATCAAAGTCAGCCGCGAAAGATGGTCGCGATCGGCAAAAGAACCGTCGTTGGCAGAAGTTTCAGAAAACGAAACTTATGATGTCGACTCACAAGAAATCATCCCTTCCGGCATGCCACTTGGATCAATACCAATTCAAAATGCAACTATGGGTGAAACACTCCCAATACTCAATCCGGGTCAGGCAGTAAATAACACCGCTCCCGAACCAAGCCAATTTAATGATTTGGCAAATAGAATTATTCCGGCACCTATTGCTGTTCCCCAACAAACAAGCCACGCCATTCCTTTGGTGCAAGGTGAAAAAGATATATTGAGTGAAAAAAGTCCTGAAGTGAAAGAAGGAAGGCCGAAACACACTAAATCACATCCCAACCCCAACGCCCAGGCAGCAAGTGATGTTCCCCAGTTTCCGTGGCTAAAAGAAAATAACAAACCATTTAATAAAAATCCAAACACTCAAAAACAACAGCTCTACGATTCTGGACAAAATGTTGTCCAAAGTCCAAATTCCACCCTTCCCAAACCTCAAGCAAAATCATACTCGAATCCGAAAGCCGGTCACCACGCCAGGCCAAAACAGCCTCAGTTTAGGAGTGAAAATAAAGCCGTGAAAAATACAAACAATCCTAATCCTCAGTATTACCCGCCTCAAGAACAAAATCCGTTGATGGAACCGCAGAACTATCCAAATACAAATTATCCACCAACACAGTATCCCAACGCACCCTTCTACCCAACGAATCAATATCCGCCACAGTATCCACCGGTAAGACCGGCGTTTGACCAGGAAGCAGAAAACAAAAAAATTAAGGAAAAAATGAAAAACGACGCAGATAAGCTATCCATCCTCAAAGCCGAGCTTGCAAAAATTGGAAAATAG
- the radA gene encoding DNA repair protein RadA, whose protein sequence is MKIKKSVYICQTCGFESLGWLGKCTECGSWGSLVETVVSRNSGGKNQNSKITKSNIVNLSNVETKSSTRISTKISELDRVLGGGIVPGQVILIAGEPGIGKSTILMQLSETLGNILYVSGEESAHQIALRGKRLGVKNTNDILILEDTDIDAIIDNVMEIIDAKRNLSAVIIDSIQTMQTSDLSGMAGAAGQVRECTYRLVRLAKSTSVPVIIVGHVTKQGSVAGPALLMHLVDTVLWFEGSRDLSFRLLRARKNRFGATDEVGIFTMEDKGLISVDDTSHLFLTELDKMIAGSAVTSVMEGTRPLLVEIQSLVIPTKMAFPKRVAQGIDAKRLELLLAVLQRRAQVPVNDFDVFVNVVGGIKVKETGADLAICLSVASAYYDKPIPKKLVSIGEVGLLGEVRKVTSEDRRIKETKRLGYKQIVTHTDFGYLKDAVKKIVK, encoded by the coding sequence ATGAAAATTAAAAAATCAGTTTATATTTGCCAGACATGTGGATTTGAATCGCTTGGATGGTTGGGTAAATGCACAGAGTGTGGAAGTTGGGGGAGTTTAGTAGAGACTGTTGTTTCTCGCAATTCCGGAGGAAAAAACCAAAATTCAAAAATCACTAAAAGCAACATTGTTAACTTGTCGAATGTAGAGACCAAAAGCTCTACACGAATATCAACCAAAATAAGCGAACTTGATAGGGTATTAGGGGGTGGAATCGTCCCCGGCCAGGTAATATTAATTGCAGGTGAACCAGGGATAGGAAAGTCTACAATACTAATGCAATTGTCCGAAACATTGGGAAATATATTGTATGTATCGGGAGAGGAATCTGCTCATCAAATAGCTTTGCGCGGCAAAAGATTGGGGGTCAAAAATACAAACGACATATTGATACTGGAGGACACCGATATCGATGCAATTATAGATAATGTAATGGAAATAATTGACGCTAAGAGAAATTTATCCGCGGTTATAATCGATTCCATACAAACAATGCAAACATCCGATTTGTCGGGTATGGCAGGTGCCGCAGGACAGGTTAGAGAGTGTACTTATAGATTGGTGCGTTTGGCGAAATCTACAAGTGTGCCTGTAATTATCGTTGGGCATGTAACCAAACAAGGATCGGTAGCCGGACCGGCACTACTCATGCATTTGGTTGACACAGTATTATGGTTTGAAGGAAGCCGTGATTTATCATTTCGTTTACTTAGGGCTCGAAAAAATAGATTTGGAGCAACCGATGAAGTTGGAATTTTTACCATGGAAGACAAGGGTTTAATTTCGGTTGATGACACTTCACATTTGTTTCTCACAGAACTAGATAAAATGATTGCAGGAAGCGCAGTGACCTCCGTAATGGAAGGAACACGGCCATTGTTGGTGGAAATACAGTCACTAGTAATTCCCACAAAGATGGCATTTCCAAAAAGAGTTGCACAAGGAATTGATGCAAAAAGACTAGAGCTACTTCTTGCAGTATTGCAACGAAGAGCACAAGTTCCGGTTAATGATTTTGATGTTTTTGTGAATGTTGTCGGGGGAATAAAAGTCAAGGAAACCGGTGCGGACCTTGCGATCTGTTTGTCTGTAGCTTCAGCGTATTACGACAAACCGATTCCCAAAAAACTTGTATCAATCGGTGAAGTCGGACTTCTCGGTGAAGTAAGAAAAGTTACCTCCGAGGATAGGCGTATAAAAGAAACGAAAAGATTAGGATACAAACAAATTGTGACACACACCGATTTTGGTTATCTAAAAGACGCAGTAAAAAAAATTGTAAAGTAA
- a CDS encoding GIY-YIG nuclease family protein, whose protein sequence is MGYCYVLSCINGSYYVGSTRNIYDRLGNHRNGQVKYTKNNRPLKLIFVKEFASYNLAYKFEMKVKSWKKRSSIEKMIGKSDNVCLKYCGIVSAKHSDEIAQLVGHSGVNRNKLLKLKIN, encoded by the coding sequence ATGGGGTATTGTTATGTATTAAGTTGTATCAACGGGAGCTACTATGTGGGTTCAACAAGAAACATTTACGATAGATTGGGTAATCACAGAAATGGGCAAGTAAAATATACAAAAAACAATAGACCGCTTAAATTAATTTTTGTAAAAGAATTTGCAAGTTACAACTTAGCTTATAAATTTGAAATGAAGGTAAAATCTTGGAAGAAAAGATCATCAATAGAAAAGATGATTGGTAAAAGTGATAATGTATGTTTAAAATATTGCGGGATCGTCTCTGCGAAGCACAGCGATGAAATCGCGCAATTGGTAGGACATTCCGGTGTAAACCGGAACAAGTTATTAAAATTGAAGATTAATTAA
- a CDS encoding 30S ribosomal protein S1, which yields MDYTLAGQTKTSKTKSVNSAKSGGSLTMDDLLKSFSDKVHGYKRGDRVEGIVTGISSKQVTVDIGGKSEAMVAEKAYIEAKDFIRKLKVGDKVTANVIIPETYDGVTILSFRHTAQNASWNLLESAMKNDTPINVTGRNVNQSGVMVDIEGLTGFVPISQLGREAAKNPQGLINAQFKVLPIDIDREMNKIVLSEKAVSDAEEIKQIRKAIETIKIGEIYDGTVSAITNFGCFVTIQKELSKKEVISVDGLVHISELSWDKVSSASEIVDEGDKVKVKIIGKDHNKLSFSTKQVDKDPWEKVAQKYQKDAKVKGTATKITDYGVFVQLEEGVEGLVHMTKIPPGKKYEKGDPVSVYVEEVDLDNRKISLGLVLTAKPVGYR from the coding sequence ATGGACTATACATTGGCAGGACAAACTAAAACTTCAAAAACTAAAAGTGTGAATTCAGCAAAAAGTGGCGGTAGTTTGACTATGGACGATTTGCTTAAGTCGTTTAGCGACAAGGTTCATGGGTACAAACGAGGAGACCGCGTTGAGGGTATTGTCACAGGTATATCTTCTAAACAAGTAACGGTCGACATTGGTGGAAAAAGTGAAGCAATGGTGGCCGAAAAAGCATATATTGAGGCCAAGGATTTTATAAGAAAGTTGAAAGTAGGCGATAAGGTAACTGCAAACGTAATTATTCCTGAAACTTACGACGGCGTCACCATTCTTTCTTTTCGTCATACAGCCCAAAACGCATCTTGGAATCTGCTTGAAAGTGCAATGAAAAATGATACACCGATTAATGTAACGGGAAGAAATGTTAATCAGTCTGGAGTAATGGTCGACATTGAGGGACTAACCGGTTTTGTCCCCATATCGCAATTGGGAAGGGAAGCGGCGAAAAATCCACAAGGCCTTATTAATGCCCAGTTTAAAGTTTTACCAATCGACATAGATCGGGAAATGAACAAAATTGTCTTGTCCGAGAAAGCGGTTTCCGATGCCGAGGAAATTAAGCAAATCAGAAAAGCTATCGAGACAATAAAAATAGGTGAAATCTATGACGGTACCGTGTCGGCGATAACCAATTTCGGATGTTTTGTAACTATTCAAAAAGAACTTTCCAAAAAAGAAGTCATAAGCGTTGACGGTCTGGTACATATTTCCGAACTTTCTTGGGATAAGGTATCAAGTGCAAGTGAGATTGTTGATGAAGGTGATAAAGTCAAAGTCAAAATAATTGGCAAAGACCACAATAAACTATCCTTCTCCACAAAACAGGTCGACAAGGATCCGTGGGAAAAAGTGGCACAAAAATACCAGAAGGATGCGAAAGTTAAAGGAACAGCTACAAAGATTACGGATTATGGCGTGTTTGTTCAACTTGAAGAAGGCGTCGAAGGATTGGTACATATGACCAAAATTCCACCCGGCAAAAAATACGAGAAGGGAGATCCCGTTAGTGTGTATGTCGAAGAAGTGGATCTGGACAATCGAAAAATCTCTTTGGGACTAGTTCTTACCGCAAAGCCGGTAGGGTATAGGTAA
- a CDS encoding PKD domain-containing protein, whose protein sequence is MFYKNAILLAVTALTLTALPMSTVFATNTQVPSFPSCPIGNTGDWVHSDHGFHHIPGQEATIEGSDDVYQLENSNFIQCLCAIDDSKSTQTIWWNITNSDLSDQEIQNYLSDGWYLENGGSWNLIQGNTYLAKNSSRLCAEPTPTITPVPTITLTPTPGKELARCTGIEANPREGTAALYVKFAGAGIDYQGQIKEYHWDFGDNSNNQPERINTKNPEAIHIYNNKGTYKAKLQVMDSRGVWHGGNSECELEVVVKEEPTPQVAGAATELPSTGFSAPNVIVAGLGLTALGAIIKRRFKLI, encoded by the coding sequence ATGTTTTATAAAAATGCAATACTTCTTGCAGTAACCGCACTAACTCTAACTGCGCTTCCCATGTCAACGGTATTTGCGACAAACACACAAGTTCCAAGTTTTCCCTCATGTCCGATAGGAAATACCGGTGATTGGGTGCATTCGGATCATGGTTTTCATCATATTCCGGGTCAGGAAGCTACGATTGAAGGAAGTGATGACGTTTACCAGCTTGAAAATTCCAATTTTATCCAATGCCTTTGCGCAATCGACGATTCAAAATCAACACAAACAATCTGGTGGAATATTACAAATTCAGATCTTAGTGATCAAGAAATTCAAAATTACCTGAGTGATGGTTGGTACTTGGAAAACGGTGGCTCGTGGAATCTAATCCAAGGAAATACATATCTTGCCAAGAATTCGAGTCGTTTATGTGCCGAGCCAACACCGACAATTACACCAGTTCCAACGATCACGCTAACACCAACGCCCGGAAAAGAATTAGCAAGATGTACAGGCATCGAAGCAAATCCCAGAGAAGGAACCGCGGCGCTGTATGTTAAATTTGCCGGAGCAGGAATAGATTATCAAGGCCAAATCAAAGAATATCATTGGGATTTTGGTGACAACTCCAACAATCAACCCGAAAGAATAAATACTAAAAATCCTGAAGCAATTCATATCTACAACAATAAAGGAACTTACAAAGCTAAGCTTCAAGTGATGGATAGTCGTGGAGTATGGCATGGTGGAAATAGTGAATGTGAATTGGAAGTAGTCGTGAAAGAAGAACCGACTCCGCAAGTAGCAGGTGCCGCCACAGAGCTTCCAAGTACTGGTTTCTCAGCCCCTAACGTTATTGTTGCTGGTCTTGGATTGACCGCACTTGGTGCAATCATTAAAAGACGCTTCAAATTGATTTAA
- a CDS encoding RNA methyltransferase: MTIREKVRGIKHLQNKYFICVLEYPKDIKNIASAIRNISAFGVEKLYVIGGAKIVRDFESARKNERLKNLSAGASKWVFVKHFNTTAECLNHLKKNLYTIAVTSSHQKGKTNINLYEETFTNKRLSVWFGNESKGVSEEAVNAADMCIQIPMGGIVESLNLGTSTGIILSYISYQRLKYVYSHGKARFKSKGLGKLKMRSWEDFINPHR, encoded by the coding sequence ATGACTATTCGGGAAAAAGTTAGGGGGATTAAACATTTACAAAATAAATATTTTATTTGTGTTTTGGAGTATCCGAAAGATATCAAAAATATTGCCTCAGCTATTAGAAATATTTCTGCGTTTGGTGTTGAAAAACTGTATGTTATTGGGGGTGCAAAAATAGTCCGGGATTTTGAGTCGGCGCGAAAGAACGAACGCTTGAAAAATCTCAGTGCCGGAGCTAGCAAGTGGGTGTTTGTTAAACATTTTAATACAACAGCAGAGTGTCTTAATCATCTGAAAAAGAATCTGTATACCATTGCCGTCACGTCGTCTCACCAAAAGGGCAAGACAAATATAAATTTGTATGAGGAGACATTTACCAATAAACGTCTCTCGGTGTGGTTTGGTAATGAATCTAAAGGAGTTTCCGAAGAAGCCGTCAATGCGGCAGACATGTGTATTCAAATCCCGATGGGTGGAATTGTAGAAAGTTTAAATTTAGGTACTAGTACGGGAATTATTCTAAGTTATATAAGTTATCAAAGATTAAAGTATGTATATTCTCACGGCAAGGCTCGGTTCAAATCCAAAGGTCTTGGTAAACTCAAAATGCGTTCATGGGAAGATTTTATTAACCCGCATCGATAG
- a CDS encoding DedA family protein — protein MEILETVISFILHIDKHLAEIISNYGALTYGILFVIIFIETGLVVTPFLPGDSLLFAAGAFAALGTLNIWLLLLLLIVAAVLGDTANYWIGHIFGDRILKNPRIPINPEHVEKTENFFEKHGGKTIILARFVPIVRTFAPFVAGIGKMHYGRFLSYNVVGGITWIVLFLFAGYFFGNIPAVQHNFTLVIVAIILLSVLPMVYHAVKEKLTKSHIRDTRLDSKDTKKKKTI, from the coding sequence ATGGAAATACTTGAAACAGTAATTAGCTTTATTCTTCACATCGACAAACATTTGGCTGAAATCATTTCAAATTATGGCGCTCTGACATATGGAATACTATTCGTAATTATCTTTATTGAAACTGGCCTTGTGGTAACACCTTTTTTACCGGGGGATAGTCTTTTGTTTGCCGCAGGTGCCTTTGCCGCACTGGGAACCCTAAATATTTGGTTACTGCTTCTTTTGCTGATTGTTGCTGCTGTTTTAGGAGATACGGCAAATTATTGGATCGGACATATCTTTGGTGACCGGATTCTCAAAAATCCAAGAATTCCCATTAATCCCGAACATGTTGAAAAGACGGAAAACTTTTTTGAGAAACATGGCGGCAAAACTATTATCTTAGCCCGGTTTGTGCCGATTGTCAGAACTTTTGCGCCGTTTGTGGCGGGAATAGGCAAAATGCATTACGGTAGATTTCTCTCATATAATGTCGTCGGTGGAATTACGTGGATCGTTTTATTTCTTTTTGCCGGCTACTTTTTCGGCAATATTCCGGCAGTTCAACACAATTTTACACTTGTAATTGTGGCTATTATTTTGCTTTCGGTTTTACCGATGGTTTATCACGCCGTCAAAGAAAAATTAACTAAGTCACACATTAGAGACACACGTCTAGATTCCAAGGATACCAAAAAGAAAAAGACAATATAA
- a CDS encoding type II toxin-antitoxin system HicA family toxin yields the protein MPKLPRNIKPKRLIKILIKLGFVEVGGKGSHIRLKHPDGRWTQVAVHAKPIPQGTLRAILKQAGISTKELAKLL from the coding sequence ATGCCCAAACTACCTCGTAATATAAAACCAAAGAGATTAATAAAAATATTAATTAAATTGGGTTTTGTGGAGGTCGGCGGCAAAGGATCTCACATAAGATTAAAACATCCTGACGGAAGATGGACACAAGTAGCAGTACATGCGAAACCGATTCCTCAAGGCACATTAAGAGCGATTCTTAAACAAGCTGGGATATCAACCAAAGAACTCGCAAAACTCCTCTAG
- a CDS encoding type II toxin-antitoxin system HicB family antitoxin, whose amino-acid sequence MQKSVLNYRVIIEPEKYPDGNKVYNAYCPTLGIADYGDSIEEVMQSIKDGIELAIETLGKEGKEIPIDNVEEQIVTSAKVKIPSKYKAAFA is encoded by the coding sequence ATGCAAAAGAGCGTACTTAACTATAGAGTTATCATAGAACCAGAAAAATACCCTGACGGCAATAAGGTTTACAATGCATATTGCCCCACTTTGGGTATAGCTGATTATGGAGATAGTATTGAGGAAGTTATGCAAAGCATAAAAGATGGAATAGAGTTGGCAATTGAAACACTTGGTAAAGAAGGAAAAGAAATACCGATAGATAATGTGGAAGAGCAAATAGTTACTTCTGCCAAGGTGAAAATTCCTTCCAAATACAAAGCCGCCTTCGCATAA